In a single window of the Harpia harpyja isolate bHarHar1 chromosome 3, bHarHar1 primary haplotype, whole genome shotgun sequence genome:
- the GANC gene encoding neutral alpha-glucosidase C isoform X3, with the protein MEALTPGEVSVQDEAVDKSTFKECNQIAFYRRQKLLRPGKSLYRALLDSVTSSDENVKFQIIHEEHKVLLQVEICEIEGNIFRLKIDEASPLRARYKVPDVLIKEPTTRRLFISQKEPGILVLSSVNEDYKLQVTACPFQIELQSKGETVLSMNSNGLLYFEHLRPPPSDRKPTAENKEAASDSSKEKQEDLGLWQEKFGSFLDIKAHGPSSVGMDFSLHGFDHVYGIPQHTEALLLKNTSDGDAYRLYNLDIFGHKIHDKIGIYGSVPLLLAHKPNRTTGIFWLNSSETLVDINTKAVAEHMLSGSAAETAKQRAMPLTDVRWMSESGIIDVFLLMGPTAFDIFKQFAQLTGTQALPPLFSLGYHQCRWNYEDEQDVKAVDAGFDEHDIPYDVIWLDIEHTDGKKYFTWDKKKFQNPRKMQEHLRKKKRKLVVIVDPHVKIDPTYTLYSQAKDKGYFVKDRNGQDFEGICWPGSSCYLDFTNPEVRKWYADQFAFKTYKQMATAEGLIRRSSGKERPFVLTRSFFAGSQKYGAVWTGDNTAEWGYLKISIPMLLTISMAGISFCGADVGGFIGDPEPELLVRWYQAGAYQPFFRGHSNMESKRREPWLFGEKNTQIIREAIRERYVLLPYLYTLFYRAHTAAEPVMRPLWIEFPGKIETFGVENEYMLGNALLVHPVTEQEVKTVSVLFPGSEEIWYDFRKFKRMEDPGTLKIPVTLENIPVFQRGGTVIPLKTTAGKSTEWMVDVSYELHVALDTEACAIGELYLDDGHSFQYLHKKQFLYQKFTFHKNVLSSSRRDESGQYHTTCVVERVIVLGFGQQPTFVTACSKGNELTSILL; encoded by the exons ATGGAGGCGCTCACGCCGGGGGAAGTCAG TGTCCAAGATGAGGCTGTGGACAAAAGCACCTTTAAGGAATGCAACCAGATTGCTTTTTACAG GCGTCAGAAACTTCTACGTCCTGGAAAATCCTTGTATCGAGCATTGTTGGATTCAGTCACATCAAGTGATGAGAATGTCAAATTCCAAATTATTCATGAAGAGCATAAG GTTCTTCTACAAGTAGAAATTTGTGAGATTGAGGGCAATATTTTCAGGCTTAAAATTGATGAGGCATCTCCTCTCAGAGCAAGATACAAAGTTCCTGATGTTCTTATAAAGGAACCTACCACCCGGAG ACTCTTCATATCCCAGAAGGAGCCAGGTATTTTGGTGCTGTCAAGTGTTAATGAGGACTACAAACTTCAAGTCACAGCATGCCCCTTCCAGATTGAGCTACAGTCCAAGGGTGAGACTGTTCTGAGCATGAATTCCAATGGGTTGTTATATTTTGAGCACTTACGACCACCTCCCAGTGACAG AAAACCTACAGCAGAAAACAAGGAGGCAGCAAGTGATTCCTCTAAG GAGAAACAAGAGGATCTAGGTCTCTGGCAAGAGAAATTTGGCAGTTTCTTAGACATCAAAGCTCATG GTCCTAGTTCTGTAGGCATGGACTTCTCTTTACATGGATTTGACCATGTTTATGGAATACCACAACACACAGAAGCACTTCTTCTCAAAAACACCAG TGATGGCGATGCCTACCGGCTTTATAATTTGGATATCTTCGGCCACAAGATACATGACAAAATAGGCATTTATGGTTCAGTGCCCCTTCTCTTAGCACACAAGCCTAACAGAACTACAGGGATCTTCTGGCTGAACTCTTCAGAAACGCTGGTGGATATTAATACAAAGGCAGTAGCTGAG CACATGCTATCTGGATCTGCTGCAGAGACTGCTAAGCAGAGAGCAATGCCTCTAACTGATGTGCGCTGGATGTCAGAAAGTGGGATCATTGATGTTTTCCTGCTGATGGGACCAACTGCATTTGATATCTTCAAGCAGTTTGCACAACTGACAG GCACTCAAGCCCTGCCCCCTCTTTTTTCTCTGGGCTACCATCAGTGCCGGTGGAATTACGAGGATGAGCAAGATGTCAAGGCAGTAGATGCTGGCTTTGATGAACATGACATTCCTTATGATGTGATATGGCTGGACATAGAGCACACGGATGGCAAGAAGTATTTTACTTGGGACAAAAAGAAATTCCAGAACCCCAGAAAGATGCAAGAACACCTCAGGAAGAAAAAACGCAAG CTTGTCGTCATTGTAGATCCCCATGTTAAGATTGATCCCACATATACCCTGtattcacaggcaaaagacaAGGGATATTTTGTGAAAGACAGAAATGGGCAAGATTTTGAGGGCATCTGTTGGCCAG GATCCTCTTGTTACCTGGATTTCACCAATCCTGAAGTACGAAAATGGTATGCAGATCAATTTGCCTTCAAAACATACAag CAAATGGCAACTGCAGAAGGACTCATCAGACGTTCTTCAGGAAAAGAGAGACCATTTGTCCTCACACGATCTTTCTTCGCTGGATCACAGAAATATG GGGCAGTGTGGACTGGAGACAACACAGCAGAGTGGGGTTACTTGAAAATATCCATTCCAATGCTTCTCACCATCAGCATGGCAGGGATTTCATTCTGTGGAG CTGATGTGGGAGGGTTTATTGGAGATCCAGAACCAGAATTACTTGTTCGCTGGTATCAGGCTGGAGCCTACCAGCCCTTCTTCAGAGGTCATTCTAACATGGAGAGCAAACGGCGAGAACCGTGGCTCTTTGGGGAGAAGAACACCCAGATCATCAGGGAAGCCATTAGAGAGCGCTACGTCCTCCTGCCATACTTATACACACTGTTCTATCGGGCACACACAGCGGCTGAACCGGTTATGAG GCCTCTCTGGATAGAATTTCCAGGGAAAATAGAAACTTTTGGTGTGGAAAATGAATATATGCTGG GAAATGCTTTGTTGGTGCATCCAGTCACGGAGCAAGAGGTCAAGACAGTGAGCGTTCTGTTTCCAGGGTCAGAGGAG attTGGTATGATTTCAGAAAATTTAAACGAATGGAAGATCCAGGCACTCTGAAGATCCCAGTAACGCTGGAGAAT ATTCCTGTATTCCAGCGAGGGGGCACTGTGATACCTCTGAAGACCACAGCTGGAAAATCCACTGAATGGATGGTAGATGTTTCTTATGAACTCCACGTGGCCCTGGACACAGAG GCCTGTGCCATAGGTGAGCTCTACCTAGATGATGGGCATTCATTTCAGTATCTCCACAAGAAGCAGTTCCTGTATCAGAAATTCACTTTCCACAAGAACGTTCTCTCTTCCAG ccGCAGAGATGAAAGCGGACAATACCACACTACATGTGTCGTTGAACGGGTGATAGTTCTGGGATTTGGACAGCAACCCACTTTTGTGACAGCCTGTTCCAAGGGTAATGAATTGACTTCTATTTTActgtag
- the GANC gene encoding neutral alpha-glucosidase C isoform X1 → MEALTPGEVSVQDEAVDKSTFKECNQIAFYRRQKLLRPGKSLYRALLDSVTSSDENVKFQIIHEEHKVLLQVEICEIEGNIFRLKIDEASPLRARYKVPDVLIKEPTTRRLFISQKEPGILVLSSVNEDYKLQVTACPFQIELQSKGETVLSMNSNGLLYFEHLRPPPSDRKPTAENKEAASDSSKEKQEDLGLWQEKFGSFLDIKAHGPSSVGMDFSLHGFDHVYGIPQHTEALLLKNTSDGDAYRLYNLDIFGHKIHDKIGIYGSVPLLLAHKPNRTTGIFWLNSSETLVDINTKAVAEHMLSGSAAETAKQRAMPLTDVRWMSESGIIDVFLLMGPTAFDIFKQFAQLTGTQALPPLFSLGYHQCRWNYEDEQDVKAVDAGFDEHDIPYDVIWLDIEHTDGKKYFTWDKKKFQNPRKMQEHLRKKKRKLVVIVDPHVKIDPTYTLYSQAKDKGYFVKDRNGQDFEGICWPGSSCYLDFTNPEVRKWYADQFAFKTYKGSTNILFVWNDMNEPSVFKGAELTMQKDAVHYNNWEHREVHNLYGFYQQMATAEGLIRRSSGKERPFVLTRSFFAGSQKYGAVWTGDNTAEWGYLKISIPMLLTISMAGISFCGADVGGFIGDPEPELLVRWYQAGAYQPFFRGHSNMESKRREPWLFGEKNTQIIREAIRERYVLLPYLYTLFYRAHTAAEPVMRPLWIEFPGKIETFGVENEYMLGNALLVHPVTEQEVKTVSVLFPGSEEIWYDFRKFKRMEDPGTLKIPVTLENIPVFQRGGTVIPLKTTAGKSTEWMVDVSYELHVALDTEACAIGELYLDDGHSFQYLHKKQFLYQKFTFHKNVLSSSRRDESGQYHTTCVVERVIVLGFGQQPTFVTACSKGNELTSILL, encoded by the exons ATGGAGGCGCTCACGCCGGGGGAAGTCAG TGTCCAAGATGAGGCTGTGGACAAAAGCACCTTTAAGGAATGCAACCAGATTGCTTTTTACAG GCGTCAGAAACTTCTACGTCCTGGAAAATCCTTGTATCGAGCATTGTTGGATTCAGTCACATCAAGTGATGAGAATGTCAAATTCCAAATTATTCATGAAGAGCATAAG GTTCTTCTACAAGTAGAAATTTGTGAGATTGAGGGCAATATTTTCAGGCTTAAAATTGATGAGGCATCTCCTCTCAGAGCAAGATACAAAGTTCCTGATGTTCTTATAAAGGAACCTACCACCCGGAG ACTCTTCATATCCCAGAAGGAGCCAGGTATTTTGGTGCTGTCAAGTGTTAATGAGGACTACAAACTTCAAGTCACAGCATGCCCCTTCCAGATTGAGCTACAGTCCAAGGGTGAGACTGTTCTGAGCATGAATTCCAATGGGTTGTTATATTTTGAGCACTTACGACCACCTCCCAGTGACAG AAAACCTACAGCAGAAAACAAGGAGGCAGCAAGTGATTCCTCTAAG GAGAAACAAGAGGATCTAGGTCTCTGGCAAGAGAAATTTGGCAGTTTCTTAGACATCAAAGCTCATG GTCCTAGTTCTGTAGGCATGGACTTCTCTTTACATGGATTTGACCATGTTTATGGAATACCACAACACACAGAAGCACTTCTTCTCAAAAACACCAG TGATGGCGATGCCTACCGGCTTTATAATTTGGATATCTTCGGCCACAAGATACATGACAAAATAGGCATTTATGGTTCAGTGCCCCTTCTCTTAGCACACAAGCCTAACAGAACTACAGGGATCTTCTGGCTGAACTCTTCAGAAACGCTGGTGGATATTAATACAAAGGCAGTAGCTGAG CACATGCTATCTGGATCTGCTGCAGAGACTGCTAAGCAGAGAGCAATGCCTCTAACTGATGTGCGCTGGATGTCAGAAAGTGGGATCATTGATGTTTTCCTGCTGATGGGACCAACTGCATTTGATATCTTCAAGCAGTTTGCACAACTGACAG GCACTCAAGCCCTGCCCCCTCTTTTTTCTCTGGGCTACCATCAGTGCCGGTGGAATTACGAGGATGAGCAAGATGTCAAGGCAGTAGATGCTGGCTTTGATGAACATGACATTCCTTATGATGTGATATGGCTGGACATAGAGCACACGGATGGCAAGAAGTATTTTACTTGGGACAAAAAGAAATTCCAGAACCCCAGAAAGATGCAAGAACACCTCAGGAAGAAAAAACGCAAG CTTGTCGTCATTGTAGATCCCCATGTTAAGATTGATCCCACATATACCCTGtattcacaggcaaaagacaAGGGATATTTTGTGAAAGACAGAAATGGGCAAGATTTTGAGGGCATCTGTTGGCCAG GATCCTCTTGTTACCTGGATTTCACCAATCCTGAAGTACGAAAATGGTATGCAGATCAATTTGCCTTCAAAACATACAag GGATCCACTAATATCCTCTTTGTATGGAATGACATGAATGAACCTTCAGTCTTCAAAGGGGCAGAACTAACAATGCAGAAAGATGCTGTGCACTACAACAACTGGGAGCATCGGGAAGTACACAACCTCTATGGATTCTACCAG CAAATGGCAACTGCAGAAGGACTCATCAGACGTTCTTCAGGAAAAGAGAGACCATTTGTCCTCACACGATCTTTCTTCGCTGGATCACAGAAATATG GGGCAGTGTGGACTGGAGACAACACAGCAGAGTGGGGTTACTTGAAAATATCCATTCCAATGCTTCTCACCATCAGCATGGCAGGGATTTCATTCTGTGGAG CTGATGTGGGAGGGTTTATTGGAGATCCAGAACCAGAATTACTTGTTCGCTGGTATCAGGCTGGAGCCTACCAGCCCTTCTTCAGAGGTCATTCTAACATGGAGAGCAAACGGCGAGAACCGTGGCTCTTTGGGGAGAAGAACACCCAGATCATCAGGGAAGCCATTAGAGAGCGCTACGTCCTCCTGCCATACTTATACACACTGTTCTATCGGGCACACACAGCGGCTGAACCGGTTATGAG GCCTCTCTGGATAGAATTTCCAGGGAAAATAGAAACTTTTGGTGTGGAAAATGAATATATGCTGG GAAATGCTTTGTTGGTGCATCCAGTCACGGAGCAAGAGGTCAAGACAGTGAGCGTTCTGTTTCCAGGGTCAGAGGAG attTGGTATGATTTCAGAAAATTTAAACGAATGGAAGATCCAGGCACTCTGAAGATCCCAGTAACGCTGGAGAAT ATTCCTGTATTCCAGCGAGGGGGCACTGTGATACCTCTGAAGACCACAGCTGGAAAATCCACTGAATGGATGGTAGATGTTTCTTATGAACTCCACGTGGCCCTGGACACAGAG GCCTGTGCCATAGGTGAGCTCTACCTAGATGATGGGCATTCATTTCAGTATCTCCACAAGAAGCAGTTCCTGTATCAGAAATTCACTTTCCACAAGAACGTTCTCTCTTCCAG ccGCAGAGATGAAAGCGGACAATACCACACTACATGTGTCGTTGAACGGGTGATAGTTCTGGGATTTGGACAGCAACCCACTTTTGTGACAGCCTGTTCCAAGGGTAATGAATTGACTTCTATTTTActgtag
- the GANC gene encoding neutral alpha-glucosidase C isoform X2, translated as MEALTPGEVSVQDEAVDKSTFKECNQIAFYRRQKLLRPGKSLYRALLDSVTSSDENVKFQIIHEEHKVLLQVEICEIEGNIFRLKIDEASPLRARYKVPDVLIKEPTTRRLFISQKEPGILVLSSVNEDYKLQVTACPFQIELQSKGETVLSMNSNGLLYFEHLRPPPSDRKPTAENKEAASDSSKEKQEDLGLWQEKFGSFLDIKAHGPSSVGMDFSLHGFDHVYGIPQHTEALLLKNTSDGDAYRLYNLDIFGHKIHDKIGIYGSVPLLLAHKPNRTTGIFWLNSSETLVDINTKAVAEHMLSGSAAETAKQRAMPLTDVRWMSESGIIDVFLLMGPTAFDIFKQFAQLTGTQALPPLFSLGYHQCRWNYEDEQDVKAVDAGFDEHDIPYDVIWLDIEHTDGKKYFTWDKKKFQNPRKMQEHLRKKKRKAKDKGYFVKDRNGQDFEGICWPGSSCYLDFTNPEVRKWYADQFAFKTYKGSTNILFVWNDMNEPSVFKGAELTMQKDAVHYNNWEHREVHNLYGFYQQMATAEGLIRRSSGKERPFVLTRSFFAGSQKYGAVWTGDNTAEWGYLKISIPMLLTISMAGISFCGADVGGFIGDPEPELLVRWYQAGAYQPFFRGHSNMESKRREPWLFGEKNTQIIREAIRERYVLLPYLYTLFYRAHTAAEPVMRPLWIEFPGKIETFGVENEYMLGNALLVHPVTEQEVKTVSVLFPGSEEIWYDFRKFKRMEDPGTLKIPVTLENIPVFQRGGTVIPLKTTAGKSTEWMVDVSYELHVALDTEACAIGELYLDDGHSFQYLHKKQFLYQKFTFHKNVLSSSRRDESGQYHTTCVVERVIVLGFGQQPTFVTACSKGNELTSILL; from the exons ATGGAGGCGCTCACGCCGGGGGAAGTCAG TGTCCAAGATGAGGCTGTGGACAAAAGCACCTTTAAGGAATGCAACCAGATTGCTTTTTACAG GCGTCAGAAACTTCTACGTCCTGGAAAATCCTTGTATCGAGCATTGTTGGATTCAGTCACATCAAGTGATGAGAATGTCAAATTCCAAATTATTCATGAAGAGCATAAG GTTCTTCTACAAGTAGAAATTTGTGAGATTGAGGGCAATATTTTCAGGCTTAAAATTGATGAGGCATCTCCTCTCAGAGCAAGATACAAAGTTCCTGATGTTCTTATAAAGGAACCTACCACCCGGAG ACTCTTCATATCCCAGAAGGAGCCAGGTATTTTGGTGCTGTCAAGTGTTAATGAGGACTACAAACTTCAAGTCACAGCATGCCCCTTCCAGATTGAGCTACAGTCCAAGGGTGAGACTGTTCTGAGCATGAATTCCAATGGGTTGTTATATTTTGAGCACTTACGACCACCTCCCAGTGACAG AAAACCTACAGCAGAAAACAAGGAGGCAGCAAGTGATTCCTCTAAG GAGAAACAAGAGGATCTAGGTCTCTGGCAAGAGAAATTTGGCAGTTTCTTAGACATCAAAGCTCATG GTCCTAGTTCTGTAGGCATGGACTTCTCTTTACATGGATTTGACCATGTTTATGGAATACCACAACACACAGAAGCACTTCTTCTCAAAAACACCAG TGATGGCGATGCCTACCGGCTTTATAATTTGGATATCTTCGGCCACAAGATACATGACAAAATAGGCATTTATGGTTCAGTGCCCCTTCTCTTAGCACACAAGCCTAACAGAACTACAGGGATCTTCTGGCTGAACTCTTCAGAAACGCTGGTGGATATTAATACAAAGGCAGTAGCTGAG CACATGCTATCTGGATCTGCTGCAGAGACTGCTAAGCAGAGAGCAATGCCTCTAACTGATGTGCGCTGGATGTCAGAAAGTGGGATCATTGATGTTTTCCTGCTGATGGGACCAACTGCATTTGATATCTTCAAGCAGTTTGCACAACTGACAG GCACTCAAGCCCTGCCCCCTCTTTTTTCTCTGGGCTACCATCAGTGCCGGTGGAATTACGAGGATGAGCAAGATGTCAAGGCAGTAGATGCTGGCTTTGATGAACATGACATTCCTTATGATGTGATATGGCTGGACATAGAGCACACGGATGGCAAGAAGTATTTTACTTGGGACAAAAAGAAATTCCAGAACCCCAGAAAGATGCAAGAACACCTCAGGAAGAAAAAACGCAAG gcaaaagacaAGGGATATTTTGTGAAAGACAGAAATGGGCAAGATTTTGAGGGCATCTGTTGGCCAG GATCCTCTTGTTACCTGGATTTCACCAATCCTGAAGTACGAAAATGGTATGCAGATCAATTTGCCTTCAAAACATACAag GGATCCACTAATATCCTCTTTGTATGGAATGACATGAATGAACCTTCAGTCTTCAAAGGGGCAGAACTAACAATGCAGAAAGATGCTGTGCACTACAACAACTGGGAGCATCGGGAAGTACACAACCTCTATGGATTCTACCAG CAAATGGCAACTGCAGAAGGACTCATCAGACGTTCTTCAGGAAAAGAGAGACCATTTGTCCTCACACGATCTTTCTTCGCTGGATCACAGAAATATG GGGCAGTGTGGACTGGAGACAACACAGCAGAGTGGGGTTACTTGAAAATATCCATTCCAATGCTTCTCACCATCAGCATGGCAGGGATTTCATTCTGTGGAG CTGATGTGGGAGGGTTTATTGGAGATCCAGAACCAGAATTACTTGTTCGCTGGTATCAGGCTGGAGCCTACCAGCCCTTCTTCAGAGGTCATTCTAACATGGAGAGCAAACGGCGAGAACCGTGGCTCTTTGGGGAGAAGAACACCCAGATCATCAGGGAAGCCATTAGAGAGCGCTACGTCCTCCTGCCATACTTATACACACTGTTCTATCGGGCACACACAGCGGCTGAACCGGTTATGAG GCCTCTCTGGATAGAATTTCCAGGGAAAATAGAAACTTTTGGTGTGGAAAATGAATATATGCTGG GAAATGCTTTGTTGGTGCATCCAGTCACGGAGCAAGAGGTCAAGACAGTGAGCGTTCTGTTTCCAGGGTCAGAGGAG attTGGTATGATTTCAGAAAATTTAAACGAATGGAAGATCCAGGCACTCTGAAGATCCCAGTAACGCTGGAGAAT ATTCCTGTATTCCAGCGAGGGGGCACTGTGATACCTCTGAAGACCACAGCTGGAAAATCCACTGAATGGATGGTAGATGTTTCTTATGAACTCCACGTGGCCCTGGACACAGAG GCCTGTGCCATAGGTGAGCTCTACCTAGATGATGGGCATTCATTTCAGTATCTCCACAAGAAGCAGTTCCTGTATCAGAAATTCACTTTCCACAAGAACGTTCTCTCTTCCAG ccGCAGAGATGAAAGCGGACAATACCACACTACATGTGTCGTTGAACGGGTGATAGTTCTGGGATTTGGACAGCAACCCACTTTTGTGACAGCCTGTTCCAAGGGTAATGAATTGACTTCTATTTTActgtag
- the GANC gene encoding neutral alpha-glucosidase C isoform X4: MQPDCFLQVLLQVEICEIEGNIFRLKIDEASPLRARYKVPDVLIKEPTTRRLFISQKEPGILVLSSVNEDYKLQVTACPFQIELQSKGETVLSMNSNGLLYFEHLRPPPSDRKPTAENKEAASDSSKEKQEDLGLWQEKFGSFLDIKAHGPSSVGMDFSLHGFDHVYGIPQHTEALLLKNTSDGDAYRLYNLDIFGHKIHDKIGIYGSVPLLLAHKPNRTTGIFWLNSSETLVDINTKAVAEHMLSGSAAETAKQRAMPLTDVRWMSESGIIDVFLLMGPTAFDIFKQFAQLTGTQALPPLFSLGYHQCRWNYEDEQDVKAVDAGFDEHDIPYDVIWLDIEHTDGKKYFTWDKKKFQNPRKMQEHLRKKKRKLVVIVDPHVKIDPTYTLYSQAKDKGYFVKDRNGQDFEGICWPGSSCYLDFTNPEVRKWYADQFAFKTYKGSTNILFVWNDMNEPSVFKGAELTMQKDAVHYNNWEHREVHNLYGFYQQMATAEGLIRRSSGKERPFVLTRSFFAGSQKYGAVWTGDNTAEWGYLKISIPMLLTISMAGISFCGADVGGFIGDPEPELLVRWYQAGAYQPFFRGHSNMESKRREPWLFGEKNTQIIREAIRERYVLLPYLYTLFYRAHTAAEPVMRPLWIEFPGKIETFGVENEYMLGNALLVHPVTEQEVKTVSVLFPGSEEIWYDFRKFKRMEDPGTLKIPVTLENIPVFQRGGTVIPLKTTAGKSTEWMVDVSYELHVALDTEACAIGELYLDDGHSFQYLHKKQFLYQKFTFHKNVLSSSRRDESGQYHTTCVVERVIVLGFGQQPTFVTACSKGNELTSILL, from the exons ATGCAACCAGATTGCTTTTTACAG GTTCTTCTACAAGTAGAAATTTGTGAGATTGAGGGCAATATTTTCAGGCTTAAAATTGATGAGGCATCTCCTCTCAGAGCAAGATACAAAGTTCCTGATGTTCTTATAAAGGAACCTACCACCCGGAG ACTCTTCATATCCCAGAAGGAGCCAGGTATTTTGGTGCTGTCAAGTGTTAATGAGGACTACAAACTTCAAGTCACAGCATGCCCCTTCCAGATTGAGCTACAGTCCAAGGGTGAGACTGTTCTGAGCATGAATTCCAATGGGTTGTTATATTTTGAGCACTTACGACCACCTCCCAGTGACAG AAAACCTACAGCAGAAAACAAGGAGGCAGCAAGTGATTCCTCTAAG GAGAAACAAGAGGATCTAGGTCTCTGGCAAGAGAAATTTGGCAGTTTCTTAGACATCAAAGCTCATG GTCCTAGTTCTGTAGGCATGGACTTCTCTTTACATGGATTTGACCATGTTTATGGAATACCACAACACACAGAAGCACTTCTTCTCAAAAACACCAG TGATGGCGATGCCTACCGGCTTTATAATTTGGATATCTTCGGCCACAAGATACATGACAAAATAGGCATTTATGGTTCAGTGCCCCTTCTCTTAGCACACAAGCCTAACAGAACTACAGGGATCTTCTGGCTGAACTCTTCAGAAACGCTGGTGGATATTAATACAAAGGCAGTAGCTGAG CACATGCTATCTGGATCTGCTGCAGAGACTGCTAAGCAGAGAGCAATGCCTCTAACTGATGTGCGCTGGATGTCAGAAAGTGGGATCATTGATGTTTTCCTGCTGATGGGACCAACTGCATTTGATATCTTCAAGCAGTTTGCACAACTGACAG GCACTCAAGCCCTGCCCCCTCTTTTTTCTCTGGGCTACCATCAGTGCCGGTGGAATTACGAGGATGAGCAAGATGTCAAGGCAGTAGATGCTGGCTTTGATGAACATGACATTCCTTATGATGTGATATGGCTGGACATAGAGCACACGGATGGCAAGAAGTATTTTACTTGGGACAAAAAGAAATTCCAGAACCCCAGAAAGATGCAAGAACACCTCAGGAAGAAAAAACGCAAG CTTGTCGTCATTGTAGATCCCCATGTTAAGATTGATCCCACATATACCCTGtattcacaggcaaaagacaAGGGATATTTTGTGAAAGACAGAAATGGGCAAGATTTTGAGGGCATCTGTTGGCCAG GATCCTCTTGTTACCTGGATTTCACCAATCCTGAAGTACGAAAATGGTATGCAGATCAATTTGCCTTCAAAACATACAag GGATCCACTAATATCCTCTTTGTATGGAATGACATGAATGAACCTTCAGTCTTCAAAGGGGCAGAACTAACAATGCAGAAAGATGCTGTGCACTACAACAACTGGGAGCATCGGGAAGTACACAACCTCTATGGATTCTACCAG CAAATGGCAACTGCAGAAGGACTCATCAGACGTTCTTCAGGAAAAGAGAGACCATTTGTCCTCACACGATCTTTCTTCGCTGGATCACAGAAATATG GGGCAGTGTGGACTGGAGACAACACAGCAGAGTGGGGTTACTTGAAAATATCCATTCCAATGCTTCTCACCATCAGCATGGCAGGGATTTCATTCTGTGGAG CTGATGTGGGAGGGTTTATTGGAGATCCAGAACCAGAATTACTTGTTCGCTGGTATCAGGCTGGAGCCTACCAGCCCTTCTTCAGAGGTCATTCTAACATGGAGAGCAAACGGCGAGAACCGTGGCTCTTTGGGGAGAAGAACACCCAGATCATCAGGGAAGCCATTAGAGAGCGCTACGTCCTCCTGCCATACTTATACACACTGTTCTATCGGGCACACACAGCGGCTGAACCGGTTATGAG GCCTCTCTGGATAGAATTTCCAGGGAAAATAGAAACTTTTGGTGTGGAAAATGAATATATGCTGG GAAATGCTTTGTTGGTGCATCCAGTCACGGAGCAAGAGGTCAAGACAGTGAGCGTTCTGTTTCCAGGGTCAGAGGAG attTGGTATGATTTCAGAAAATTTAAACGAATGGAAGATCCAGGCACTCTGAAGATCCCAGTAACGCTGGAGAAT ATTCCTGTATTCCAGCGAGGGGGCACTGTGATACCTCTGAAGACCACAGCTGGAAAATCCACTGAATGGATGGTAGATGTTTCTTATGAACTCCACGTGGCCCTGGACACAGAG GCCTGTGCCATAGGTGAGCTCTACCTAGATGATGGGCATTCATTTCAGTATCTCCACAAGAAGCAGTTCCTGTATCAGAAATTCACTTTCCACAAGAACGTTCTCTCTTCCAG ccGCAGAGATGAAAGCGGACAATACCACACTACATGTGTCGTTGAACGGGTGATAGTTCTGGGATTTGGACAGCAACCCACTTTTGTGACAGCCTGTTCCAAGGGTAATGAATTGACTTCTATTTTActgtag